In Electrophorus electricus isolate fEleEle1 chromosome 12, fEleEle1.pri, whole genome shotgun sequence, a single window of DNA contains:
- the ankrd13d gene encoding ankyrin repeat domain-containing protein 13D isoform X1 — MQQIVSPTIPALATLQIVTETGKNNNHLCKMAQEAFPLHYLVWNNQYLELDRELKKKQHDVERLDPRGRTPLELAVCLGHLESTRVLLRHNADPTHCNAQGWTVLQEAVSTGDPELVQLVLQYRDFKRATERLAGIPELLSKLRQARDFYVEMKWEFTSWVPLVSKVCPSDVYRVWKSGSCLRVDTTLLGFEHMTWLKGRRSYIFKGGEGGAMVMEVDHEKQVVYTEPLSLSPRDAPSLLAAMLPSQENTAQRLTSPIVSTHLNTRNIAFERNKSGIWGWRSEKTEVVSGYEAKVYSASNVELVTRSRTEHLSDQDKSRCKGSRTPLQSFLGIAEQHVSNSGSQVSQCASPHNPTAITAEEYFDPDFNLNGRDIGRPVELTSKVQRFKATLWLSEAHPLSLAEQVTPIIDLMAISNAHFAKLRDFITLRLPPGFPIKIEIPLFHVLNARVTFSNLCGCDEPVSSVTVHSPQGAPDTGQSPPPLHCEVDPSVFEPPPDYTTLGPGRSEPMRDEDDNLLQFAIQQSLLDAGTESDQVTIWEALTNTRPISSQPPLYEEDSQLERAIQESLSLSLTEGEGGELTDPVQTLTGSSPDPALNSPPSYSSLADPQETGAFAVATSFDEQLRLAMELSCREQEELDRKRREEEEELERILQLSLTEK, encoded by the exons ATGCAGCAAATCGTTTCACCGACAATACCGGCACTTGCTACGCTGCAGATTGTAACAGAAACGgggaaaaataataatcatttgtGCAAAATGGCTCAAGAGGCGTTTCCTTTGCATTACCTAGTCTGGAACAACCAGTACCTGGAATTAGATCGAGAACTAAAGAAAAAGCAG CACGACGTGGAGCGCCTGGACCCGCGCGGGCGCACGCCACTAGAGTTGGCGGTCTGCCTTGGTCACCTGGAATCGACTCGCGTGCTGCTGAGGCACAATGCCGATCCCACGCACTGCAACGCACAGGGCTGGACGG TATTGCAGGAAGCGGTTAGTACAGGAGACCCTGAGCTGGTGCAGCTGGTGCTTCAATACAGAGACTTCAAAAGAGCCACTGAGAGGCTTGCAGGCATTCCAGAGCTTCTCAGCAAACTGAGACAG GCCAGGGATTTCTATGTGGAGATGAAGTGGGAGTTTACAAGCTGGG TGCCACTGGTATCAAAGGTGTGTCCAAGTGATGTGTATCGTGTTTGGAAGAGTGGTTCGTGTTTGCGTGTGGACACTACACTCCTGGGCTTTGAGCACATGACTTGGCTCAAGGGGCGACGCAGCTACATCTTTAAGGGAGGAG agggCGGGGCcatggtgatggaggtggaccACGAGAAGCAGGTCGTGTACACAGagccactgtctctgtctccacgTGACGCCCCCTCCCTTCTGGCCGCCATGCTCCCCTCGCAGGAGAACACAGCACAAAGGCTCACCTCTCCCATTGTCTCCACACACCTCAACACACGCAACATTGCCTTCGAgag GAACAAGTCTGGGATTTGGGGCTGGCGCTCCGAGAAGACGGAGGTGGTGAGTGGATATGAAGCAAAG GTTTACAGTGCCAGTAATGTGGAGCTGGTGACACGCTCTCGAACTGAACACCTCTCTGATCAGGACAAATCCAGGTGCAAAG GATCCAGAACTCCACTTCAGTCTTTCCTGGGCATCGCGGAGCAGCATGTGTCGAACAGTGGG AGTCAGGTGTCTCAGTGTGCTAGCCCCCACAACCCGACAGCCATCACTGCGGAGGAGTACTTCGACCCCGACTTTAATCTGAACGGCAGAGACATCGGCCGGCCAGTCGAGCTCACCAGCAAAGTGCAGAG gtTTAAGGCCACGCTGTGGTTAAGTGAGGCCCACCCTCTCTCATTGGCTGAGCAGGTGACACCCATCATTGACCTCATGGCCATCTCCAATGCCCACTTTGCCAAACTGCGCGACTTCATAACCCTGCGCCTGCCCCCCGGCTTCCCCATCAAGATCG AGATCCCCCTCTTCCATGTGTTGAATGCACGAGTGACCTTTAGTAACCTGTGCGGCTGTGATGAGCCAGTCAGCTCTGTGACGGTACACTCCCCCCAGGGAGCCCCAGACACAG GTCAGAGCCCTCCTCCACTGCACTGTGAGGTGGATCCTTCTGTGTTCGAGCCTCCCCCAGATTACACGACACTTGGTCCTGGCCGCAGTGAGCCAATGAGAGATGAGGATGACAACCTCCTGCAGTTTGCCATCCAGCAGAGTCTGCTGGACGCAGGGACAGAAAGTGACCAG GTGACCATATGGGAGGCTCTCACTAACACTCGTCCAATATCTTCTCAGCCTCCGCTTTATGAGGAGGACTCTCAGCTTGAGAG GGCAATTCAGGAGTCCCTTTCTTTGTCGTTGACAGAGGGCGAGGGTGGGGAACTGACAGATCCTGTTCAGACTCTGACAGGGTCCTCTCCAGACCCCGCCCTGAACTCTCCTCCCTCCTACAGTTCATTGGCTGACCCACAGGAAACAGGAGCATTTGCTGTGGCAACCAGTTTTGACGAGCAGCTACGGCTTGCTATGGAGCTTTCAtgcagagagcaggaggagctTGACAG gaagagaagagaagaggaggaggagctggaaaGGATACTTCAGCTGTCACTCACAGAGAAGTGA
- the ankrd13d gene encoding ankyrin repeat domain-containing protein 13D isoform X2 yields the protein MQQIVSPTIPALATLQIVTETGKNNNHLCKMAQEAFPLHYLVWNNQYLELDRELKKKQHDVERLDPRGRTPLELAVCLGHLESTRVLLRHNADPTHCNAQGWTVLQEAVSTGDPELVQLVLQYRDFKRATERLAGIPELLSKLRQARDFYVEMKWEFTSWVPLVSKVCPSDVYRVWKSGSCLRVDTTLLGFEHMTWLKGRRSYIFKGGEGGAMVMEVDHEKQVVYTEPLSLSPRDAPSLLAAMLPSQENTAQRLTSPIVSTHLNTRNIAFERNKSGIWGWRSEKTEVVSGYEAKVYSASNVELVTRSRTEHLSDQDKSRCKGSRTPLQSFLGIAEQHVSNSGVSQCASPHNPTAITAEEYFDPDFNLNGRDIGRPVELTSKVQRFKATLWLSEAHPLSLAEQVTPIIDLMAISNAHFAKLRDFITLRLPPGFPIKIEIPLFHVLNARVTFSNLCGCDEPVSSVTVHSPQGAPDTGQSPPPLHCEVDPSVFEPPPDYTTLGPGRSEPMRDEDDNLLQFAIQQSLLDAGTESDQVTIWEALTNTRPISSQPPLYEEDSQLERAIQESLSLSLTEGEGGELTDPVQTLTGSSPDPALNSPPSYSSLADPQETGAFAVATSFDEQLRLAMELSCREQEELDRKRREEEEELERILQLSLTEK from the exons ATGCAGCAAATCGTTTCACCGACAATACCGGCACTTGCTACGCTGCAGATTGTAACAGAAACGgggaaaaataataatcatttgtGCAAAATGGCTCAAGAGGCGTTTCCTTTGCATTACCTAGTCTGGAACAACCAGTACCTGGAATTAGATCGAGAACTAAAGAAAAAGCAG CACGACGTGGAGCGCCTGGACCCGCGCGGGCGCACGCCACTAGAGTTGGCGGTCTGCCTTGGTCACCTGGAATCGACTCGCGTGCTGCTGAGGCACAATGCCGATCCCACGCACTGCAACGCACAGGGCTGGACGG TATTGCAGGAAGCGGTTAGTACAGGAGACCCTGAGCTGGTGCAGCTGGTGCTTCAATACAGAGACTTCAAAAGAGCCACTGAGAGGCTTGCAGGCATTCCAGAGCTTCTCAGCAAACTGAGACAG GCCAGGGATTTCTATGTGGAGATGAAGTGGGAGTTTACAAGCTGGG TGCCACTGGTATCAAAGGTGTGTCCAAGTGATGTGTATCGTGTTTGGAAGAGTGGTTCGTGTTTGCGTGTGGACACTACACTCCTGGGCTTTGAGCACATGACTTGGCTCAAGGGGCGACGCAGCTACATCTTTAAGGGAGGAG agggCGGGGCcatggtgatggaggtggaccACGAGAAGCAGGTCGTGTACACAGagccactgtctctgtctccacgTGACGCCCCCTCCCTTCTGGCCGCCATGCTCCCCTCGCAGGAGAACACAGCACAAAGGCTCACCTCTCCCATTGTCTCCACACACCTCAACACACGCAACATTGCCTTCGAgag GAACAAGTCTGGGATTTGGGGCTGGCGCTCCGAGAAGACGGAGGTGGTGAGTGGATATGAAGCAAAG GTTTACAGTGCCAGTAATGTGGAGCTGGTGACACGCTCTCGAACTGAACACCTCTCTGATCAGGACAAATCCAGGTGCAAAG GATCCAGAACTCCACTTCAGTCTTTCCTGGGCATCGCGGAGCAGCATGTGTCGAACAGTGGG GTGTCTCAGTGTGCTAGCCCCCACAACCCGACAGCCATCACTGCGGAGGAGTACTTCGACCCCGACTTTAATCTGAACGGCAGAGACATCGGCCGGCCAGTCGAGCTCACCAGCAAAGTGCAGAG gtTTAAGGCCACGCTGTGGTTAAGTGAGGCCCACCCTCTCTCATTGGCTGAGCAGGTGACACCCATCATTGACCTCATGGCCATCTCCAATGCCCACTTTGCCAAACTGCGCGACTTCATAACCCTGCGCCTGCCCCCCGGCTTCCCCATCAAGATCG AGATCCCCCTCTTCCATGTGTTGAATGCACGAGTGACCTTTAGTAACCTGTGCGGCTGTGATGAGCCAGTCAGCTCTGTGACGGTACACTCCCCCCAGGGAGCCCCAGACACAG GTCAGAGCCCTCCTCCACTGCACTGTGAGGTGGATCCTTCTGTGTTCGAGCCTCCCCCAGATTACACGACACTTGGTCCTGGCCGCAGTGAGCCAATGAGAGATGAGGATGACAACCTCCTGCAGTTTGCCATCCAGCAGAGTCTGCTGGACGCAGGGACAGAAAGTGACCAG GTGACCATATGGGAGGCTCTCACTAACACTCGTCCAATATCTTCTCAGCCTCCGCTTTATGAGGAGGACTCTCAGCTTGAGAG GGCAATTCAGGAGTCCCTTTCTTTGTCGTTGACAGAGGGCGAGGGTGGGGAACTGACAGATCCTGTTCAGACTCTGACAGGGTCCTCTCCAGACCCCGCCCTGAACTCTCCTCCCTCCTACAGTTCATTGGCTGACCCACAGGAAACAGGAGCATTTGCTGTGGCAACCAGTTTTGACGAGCAGCTACGGCTTGCTATGGAGCTTTCAtgcagagagcaggaggagctTGACAG gaagagaagagaagaggaggaggagctggaaaGGATACTTCAGCTGTCACTCACAGAGAAGTGA